AGATGGTGGAGTACTTTTGGCTGAACTATCAATTGATAAAATATTAGACGATGCCGGTGGGCATGATGATTTTCAAAGTTATCTATTAAACTGGAAAAACTTAACAAGCGTGGAATTTTTGTCTAGTGGTGTAGCTTTTGACAATGTAATTGTTAATACTGTTACGGAGCCATCAACCGTGTATTTGCTATTATTTTCAATGGTAGCAGTACTCATTTGGCGTAAGAAAAACATTGCTTGAATAAACCCTAATTATGCATAAATATGGCTAACTTAGGCACGCGAAATACTTATCCATATCATTTTTCAGTGTGTCATTTGAGTTCATGCTCAGCACTAACTGGCCATTTGGACGAATCAATCTTCCCGCGTAACTCAACAACCACCAGCTAAAGCTGGTGGGTTAGCATTACGGGCTGAAAGTCCGGATACGGGTCAACGAACTCTCGAGACACCCACACCTACACTTGAACCCAACAAAAAAATACTGTGCATTACACCAGCAAATAGCAACTCAAGGAATGAGCCATGCCCCGCCCAAGGAAGCAACAAATCTCCCCATTTTTTCAGACACCCACACCAACACTTGCACCCAACAAAATATCACTGTGCATTAACACAGACATCAGCTTCTGAAGGAATGAGACATGCTGCGCCCAGAGCAGCAACAAACCTCCCTATGAAGCCACGCCCTACTTACATTATACCTCTCGCTGCGTACGCCGAGCATTCCTGTGTGGGTTTGATGCACAAACCCAAAACGGCCCAGTACCTTCAGCTAACTATTGTGACGCGCTGAGTAAAACTGTTGGTTTTTTAAGCTACAACAGCAAACCTATGCGCCCATTCTGTAGTCACCAGGAATAAAAAGGCTTAGAGATCCCTCACCAGACACAATTCAACACTCATGAGCTCAGGGGCAAAACTAGTGTTTTTACGTAGCCAGATAGGCAGAAGGTAGGCGTTACGGGCCATGCAGCGCTACAGAGCGTGCGCATAAAGGTAGTGGCTTCAATGATCAGACTTTCACGAGAGCAATAAAAAAGGCCCGTCCATAGGGACGAGCCTTTTTCTATTTGGCGGTGGGCTAGGGATTCGAACCCCAGGAGCTATTACACTCAACGGTTTTCAAGACCGCCGCTTTCGACCACTCAGCCAGCCCACCGGAAGGGGCCGAATTATACATATGATTCCGCTTCTCGCAAGTGCTTGAGCAAAAAATTGCTGAATTAAGTCAAAGGCTTAGCGTTGCCGGGTGTAATGAGCCTGAACCTTCTACACTTAGCCCTCACAGTTCTTCTTCTAATATTCGCCAAACCGTTTCCAGTATGATGGGCTGTGCCTCGGCCGTTGGGTGTAAACGATCAGCCTGCATCAGCGCATTGTTGCCGGCTACGCCCTCCAGTAGAAAAGGCACGAGGGGCAATTGATATTTTTCCGCGAGTTGTGCGTATTGGTTATAGAAGGGGGCGGTGTAGCGTTTACCGTAGTTTGGCGGAAGCTGTATGCCTACCATTACAACTCGAATGCCGCGCGCCAGACAAAGTTCTATCAAGTGCTTAAGGTTGGCGCTTATATAGCTAACAGGCTTGCCCTGCAGACCATCGTTGGCGCCCATCTCTAATATAACCAGAGCCGGCTTATGAAGGTCTAAAAGCGATGGCAGGCGCTGTAGGGCCGCCGCACTGGTGGCGCCGCCCACCGATGCGTTAATTGCCTGATAGCCACTTTCACGCTCTTGTAGGCGTTTTGCCAACAGGGCAACCCAGCCCTGCTCTTCTGCTAGGTTGTAGGCGGCGCTCAGGCTGTCACCTACTACAAGGAGCTTTTTGTAGGGTTCAATGGCTGCATGGGCGCTAGCGCTGTATAGCGGCACAAGTATGGTTACG
The Teredinibacter franksiae DNA segment above includes these coding regions:
- a CDS encoding arylesterase — encoded protein: MYYLLKMRTTLYRVILCVTILVPLYSASAHAAIEPYKKLLVVGDSLSAAYNLAEEQGWVALLAKRLQERESGYQAINASVGGATSAAALQRLPSLLDLHKPALVILEMGANDGLQGKPVSYISANLKHLIELCLARGIRVVMVGIQLPPNYGKRYTAPFYNQYAQLAEKYQLPLVPFLLEGVAGNNALMQADRLHPTAEAQPIILETVWRILEEEL